From a single Leishmania braziliensis MHOM/BR/75/M2904 complete genome, chromosome 28 genomic region:
- a CDS encoding putative long-chain-fatty-acid-CoA ligase: MLRAFSLPLLNKVPYATLFKYNHVLHSVFKAPSSKVALTLELPRMPNAQFTYGQLQRDVVAMADVMVRRKEAVAQARGETPLSWLQPCRPGHVRSVFAQGEWTPSCDYMKDTGFYTMSMLCGPGYTYVVSLLAGWSLNQLMTPMSVSQQCNNELMYVQEHSGCRSVVGETQLLKEKFPAEYKDLYVCAEEDIGKVPWSVSKKEAATHSAATMASNTFLVDTVYDATLLLREIAAKRDMKGTATLKARWLPPAESACAPMRSAEDLVRRLDDERAAAKARELDRQAEIVQEEHFHRNRAPAEAWGAADLEDDDVDGDGLFCFDSVHLDKLNHVYQRWYGKPATRPTKYDDCLMIYTSGTTAKPKGVVHTHASVANMVKVLQDAWEWRETDSILHILPWHHIHGLVNILLCAIASNARCVITTFDDAARVAHRLEQGDITLFMAVPTVYTKLIDAVQRRFSPIEKTGFRKACMRSVRLMVCGSAPLPVPTLNQFCELSGHTLLERYGMTEIGMALSQPLYPISDRHPGTVGSPLPTVTTYLHQPETAEAMEQASAKKAEHDEVGGLGISSESLFDRYWNNATATKQEVRTNAEGLRFFDTGDTVGMRLQVGKPAVYTILGRSSVDIIKSRGCKLSALEIEAALLVRKDLFYEMAVVGTADAVQGESVVAVVAMQPEAARARGITFGEGVASHESTAVTEELKKAALELLAPYKCPSRYIIVPEIPRNQTGKVNKKNLKKALNLP; this comes from the coding sequence cAGGCGCGGGGCGAGACCCCGCTGAGCTGGCTGCAGCCATGCAGGCCGGGGCATGTGCGCAGTGTGTTTGCGCAGGGTGAGTGGACGCCGAGCTGCGACTATATGAAGGACACAGGCTTCTACACAATGTCCATGTTGTGCGGCCCGGGGTACACGTACGTTGTATCACTACTGGCGGGCTGGTCGTTGAACCAACTCATGACACCGATGTCTGTGTCTCAGCAGTGCAACAACGAACTGATGTACGTGCAGGAGCacagcggctgccgcagcgttGTTGGCGAGACccagctgctgaaggagaagTTCCCTGCGGAGTACAAGGACTTGTACGTTTGTGCTGAGGAAGACATCGGCAAGGTCCCGTGGAGTGTGTCCAAAAAGGAGGCAGCGACGCATAGCGCCGCGACAATGGCCTCGAACACGTTCCTCGTTGACACCGTCTACGACGCCACTCTCCTTCTTCGCGAAATCGCTGCAAAGCGCGATATGAAGGGGACCGCCACGTTAAAGGCAAGGTGGCTACCGCCGGCGGAGAGCGCCTGTGCACCGATGCGCAGCGCTGAGGATCTGGTGAGGCGTCTCGACGACGAGCGGGCTGCCGCCAAGGCGCGTGAATTGGATCGCCAAGCAGAAATTGTGCAGGAGGAACATTTCCATCGGAACCGAGCGCCAGCTGAAGCCTGGGGAGCTGCTGATCTGGAGGACGACGATGTGGATGGCGATGGCCTCTTCTGCTTCGACTCGGTGCACCTTGATAAACTAAACCACGTTTATCAGCGCTGGTACGGCAAGCCGGCAACGCGCCCTACGAAGTACGACGATTGTCTCATGATCTACACCTCCGGCACAACGGCGAAACCGAAGGGTGTGGTGCACACCCATGCCAGCGTGGCCAACATGGTGAAGGTGTTGCAGGATGCATGGGAATGGAGGGAGACAGACTCCATTCTTCACATATTGCCGTGGCACCACATACATGGGCTGGTTAACATCCTCCTGTGCGCCATTGCCTCGAATGCTCGCTGCGTAATTACCACCTTTGACGACGCTGCGCGGGTGGCGCATCGACTAGAGCAGGGTGACATCACGCTGTTCATGGCGGTGCCGACTGTTTACACGAAGCTCATTGACGCCGTGCAGCGAAGATTCAGTCCCATTGAGAAGACCGGCTTCCGAAAGGCTTGCATGAGGTCTGTCCGCCTCATGGTCTGTGGTAGCGCGCCCCTACCGGTGCCAACGCTCAACCAGTTCTGCGAACTCTCGGGTCACACGCTGCTAGAGCGCTACGGCATGACGGAGATCGGCATGGCCCTCAGTCAGCCGCTCTATCCCATCTCCGACCGGCACCCCGGGACGGTAGGCTCGCCACTGCCGACAGTGACGACGTACTTGCACCAACCGGAGACagcggaggcgatggagcAGGCGTCAGCAAAGAAGGCAGAGCACGACGAGGTGGGAGGGCTGGGCATCTCGTCGGAGTCGCTCTTCGACCGCTACTGGAACAACGCGACAGCAACAAAGCAAGAAGTGCGCACGAATGCGGAAGGGCTGCGGTTCTTCGACACGGGTGACACCGTTGGCATGCGGCTGCAGGTGGGAAAGCCGGCCGTGTACACAATCCTTGGACGTTCGAGTGTGGACATCATCAAGTCGCGCGGGTGCAAGCTCTCTGCGCTGGAGATCGAGGCCGCGCTGCTTGTGCGCAAGGACCTGTTTTACGAGATGGCTGTTGTTGGCACTGCAGATGCTGTGCAGGGGGAAAGCGTGGTGGCTGTTGTTGCGATGCAGCcggaggcggcgagggcgCGCGGGATCACGTTTGGCGAGGGCGTTGCGTCGCACGAGTCTACAGCGGTgacggaggagctgaagaaggcggcgctggaaCTGCTTGCACCGTACAAGTGCCCGTCGCGGTACATTATCGTGCCAGAGATCCCGCGGAACCAGACGGGTAAGGTGAACAAGAAGAATCTGAAGAAGGCGCTGAACCTGCCCTGA
- a CDS encoding putative vacuolar type h+ ATPase subunit translates to MPLPGTQIFSAGGMLAVAVAAIAYGIEPANVDACIALMYPQSAGFFGAMGAACALVFANLGSAYGAAKSGVGVAYLGLTAPEKIMRGIVPVVMAGILGIYGLIIAVIINNNIHTEDTSYSSYAGYLHLGAGLAAGLAALGAGLSIGVVGDTAARAYGKQDQIFVAMVLMLIFSEALGLYGLIIALLMNNQANRYTDLCSVA, encoded by the coding sequence ATGCCTCTACCCGGCACGCAGATCTTCAGCGCTGGCGGCATGCTGGCGGTGGCTGTCGCGGCCATTGCCTACGGCATCGAACCCGCCAACGTAGATGCCTGCATAGCTCTCATGTACCCGCAGAGCGCTGGTTTCTTTGGTGCCATGGGTGCGGCCTGTGCCCTCGTCTTTGCCAACCTGGGCTCTGCCTACGGCGCGGCCAAGtccggcgtcggcgtcgcctACCTCGGCCTCACTGCCCCTGAGAAGATTATGCGCGGCATTGTACCGGTCGTCATGGCCGGTATCCTGGGCATCTATGGCCTTATCATTGCCGTCATCATCAACAACAACATCCACACGGAAGACACAAGCTACTCCTCCTACGCGGGCTACCTGCACCTCGGCGCAGGTCTCGCGGCGGGGCTCGCGGCGCTTGGCGCAGGTCTCTCCATCGGCGTCGTCGGGGACACTGCCGCTCGGGCGTATGGTAAGCAGGACCAGATTTTCGTAGCGATGGTGCTAATGCTGATCTTTTCAGAGGCACTGGGCTTATACGGGCTCATCATTGCGTTGCTGATGAACAACCAGGCGAACCGCTACACCGATCTCTGCAGTGTTGCTtag